A region of the Oncorhynchus nerka isolate Pitt River linkage group LG26, Oner_Uvic_2.0, whole genome shotgun sequence genome:
cggaatgcgaccggaatgcgaaagttctatacACTAGGCCTATAGTACATTACTGTGCATGACCAGAACATTCTCAttaacccctctttctctctccttccattttgaatttccctttccctcttatctctccttctttcactttctctcactctcttctgcttttcgccctccctccctctctccctcagaggGTGGATCTCTCTCTGAAGAAGGCTACTCCCTGGCTGGTGTTGAATGGTTCTGGTCCAGCTGCGGACCTTATCTGTGAGCTGCTGGATGCACTGTCAGCCGGGCCCATGAGCCCCCCCTCTCCCCAGCCAGAGGCTGAGGGGAGCAAGAGCCCCAGTGCTGAGCTGCGCGACAGGGCCCGTGAGAGGGTCCGGAGGCACTTCACTGCCGAGGCAGACCTGGAGAAGCTGGTGGACAGGGTGAGTGGGGGTGggctgggatgtgtgtgtgtggacgggtgtgtgtggggggaggtgtgtgtgtgtgtcagggagaTCCTTCAAGATTGACTTCGAAATTGGAGGTATAGCTATGCACTGAGGACATCAGGAAATCCCTTCAAAACCGGTcagtaggggcaacagtgagcactaTTACTATCAAGTAGTCTTGAGGTTTTTTTAGGGCATTGTGGCCGGGGATAGCAGATGTGCATAATCCTAGGATAGTAGATGGAAATATTCCCATTACTGTGGATcagaaggttgtgtgtttgaTCCCAGTGGTGGGCACTGTTTCTGTTTTAACCCAATCCCGAACCTTAACCTTTAACCCTTACCATTTCCATTCGGAATGAGTGTCTAAACTTAACCATTAACTTACAAATTTTACTTCTGGAGAAATGGAATGATACAGAGCAGTAGGAGCAAACCAGGGTGTCAAAAACACTTGGATAAACGTTTAATTCTGCAGTGCGACTGTGAGAGCTTGCTTGTGTGTGGATGGGTGTGTTTGTGAAATGGCCAGCTAGTTAGCGATGCGCTAGTAGCGTTCAATTGGTGATGTCACCCGCTCTGAGGCATAGAAGTAGTTGTTTCCGTTGACTTTTGTGGAGCGATAAGTAACGTTGCTTCTTGGGTGGCAATTGGTGATGAGTTCAGAGGGTCCTGGGTTCAAGCCTGGTTTGGataaggagagggacggaagtactgctacgtgtgtgtgtgtctgtgagagagaaagCAAGCAAGTTTATGTAAGTGAGCACATAACCTTTTCTTTcttctttacccttctctctctatacctccctcctctctctcaccaggcTCTGAGTATCTACCAGAACAGAGATCTGATCACAGTGTTCCATGGGGAGCAGGAGAGTTCTGATGATTTTGACACAGTGCTACTGAAGGCTCTCGTCAGaggtagaagtgtgtgtgtgtgtatgcgcgtgcgtgcgtgcatgtattCTTCCGTCTGCATGTCTATTTGTgtctgtgcgcgtgtgtgtatggtgtgtgtgtgtgtgcgcgtttgcTATCTGTTgacagatacagtggggagaacaagtatttgatacactgccgattttgcaggttttcctacttacaaagcatgtagaggtctgtcatttttatcattggtacacttcaactgtgagagacggaatctaaaacaaaaatccagaaaatcacattgtatgatttttaagtaattcatttgcattttattgcatgacataagtatttgatcacctaccaaccagtaagaatacCGGCTCTCACATACCTGTTGGTTTTTCTTTAaggatccctcctgttctccactcattatctgtattaactgcacctgtttgaactcgttacctgtataaaagacacctgtctacacactcaatcaaacagactccaacctctccacaatggcaaagaccagagagctgtgtaaagacatcagggataaaattgtagacctgcacaaggctgggatgggctacaggacaataggcaagcagcttggtgagaatgcaacaactgttggcgcaattattagcaaatggaagaagttcaagatgacggtcaatcaccctcggtctggggctccatgcaagatctcacctcgtggggcatcaatgatcatgaggaaggtgagggatcagcccagaactacacggcaggacctggtcaatgacctgaagagagctgggaccacagtctcaaagaaccattagtaacacactacgccgtcatggattaaaatcctgcagcgcacgcaaggtccccctgctcaagccagcgcatgtccatctgaagtttgccaatgaccatctggatgatccagagaaggaatgggagaagctcatgtggtctgatgagacaaaaatagagctttttggtctaaactccactcgccgtgtttggaggaagaagaaggatgagtacaaccccaagaacaccatcccaaccgtgaagcatgtaggtggaaacatcattctttggggatgcttttctgcaaaggggacaggacgactgcaccgtattgaggggaggatggatggggccatgtatcgcaagaacttggccaacaacctccttccctcagtaagagcattgaagatgggtcgtggctgggtcttccagcatgacaacgacccgaaacacacagccagggcaactaaggagtggctgcgtaagaaacatctcaaggtcctggagtggcctagccagtctccagacctgaacccaatagaaaatctttggattgagctgaaagtccgtattgcccagcgacagcccagaaacctgaaggatctggagaaggtctgtatggaggagtgggccaaaatccctgctgcagtgtgtgcaagaactacaggaaatgtatgatctctgtaattgcaaacaaaggtttctgtaccaaatattaagttttgcttttctgatgtatcaaatacttatgtcatgcaatacaatgcaaattaattacttaatcatacaatgtgattttctggatttttgttttagattctgtctctcacagttgaagtgtacctatgataaaaattacagaactctacatgctttgtaaataggaaacactgccgattttgcaggttatcaaatacttgttctccccactgtatgttaaaCATGATCCTGGTCAAACTACTCATTCGTTCTATGTATTTGTCTGTCAGCCAGTAAACGTGTGTCCAGCGATGCCAGTGAGTACACAGAGGAGCTGAAGCTAGCAGTAGCCTGGAACAGGGTGGACATCGCTAAGAGTGAACTCTTCAATGGAGGCATCCAATGGCAGGTGAGCTGCTCTTCAcgatcaccactatcaccattgTTTAACagcatttttttttaatgttatgTTATTTAGTTGACAGGGCATTTATCAGACTATGTTTTCAATATCTCTGTATCGGATAATATTAGGAAAATAAGGAACAATACAGAGAAGATGGAAATCAGAACAATTTAGAAAATGTTCAATTTCTGGAGCGTTTTTATTTTTATCACTCAGTACGATAGTATTGTTTTAATTTTGACAgacagacggatagagagagagacagagacacaattTTCTTTTAGATAGATCGACAAATGGATATGTTTTGAAAAACATCCTCCCGCAGTACGAGGACCTAGAGGATTCCATGACGGACGCGCTGATCAACGACAAGCCCCAGTTCGTGCGTCTCTTCACCGAGAATGGCCTCAACATCCTGGACTACCTGACATACCGGCGTCTGGAGGGCCTGTACCGCTCGCTTTCCGACAGCTCTCTGGCCTACACGCTGCTCCAGCGCCGCCTCACAGAGAGGCAGGGCTTGGCCGGGTCTCTGCCCACCGTCCCCTGCTCTCTGGACAGTGCCTCGCTCCTCAAGAGCCCCATATCAGAACCCTCGCCGGCCAAAGAGCTCAGCCTGTATGAGGTGAGGAGGGGTTGCACTTTATTTTATCGTAGTTGCTGCAGGTGTCTCCAGACTAAAGAGGCTTCTGCGCATGTGTCGATAACGTTCTGCGCAAAGTATTTATTCTCTACTTTACGCACAGTCTCTGCTCTACTCATAGAGAACAGGCTACTCTGGCAAATGCTGCTTGTTTAATAAAGTTAGATCATAGCTGAATCAAAGTCTGCAAGATCACATAATGATGGTATTCTACGCAACAGAACTGAATACAATGGCATGGTATTACGTTACTGTAAGAGAAAAACACCACAGCATTTTCTCTCATGTGTCCAAGACTAAACAGCGTGCACCACTAGACAAAATACACAGGTAGGCGATGCTACTGTACAtatccccatgaaactgattgagatcaaatTATTGGGATGCCTAAAACTTGAAAAATTATCATTCATGATTGGCAGTGAGAAATGTGAAGGGAAAGAGACCACAAAATGTGTGGGTAAAGTAGAGGTCAAGAAACACATGTGCAGAAGGTGATCCACACATGCACAGAAACTTCCTAATCTTTAGTAGGGAGAAAAAGAGGTCAGTCGGATATACAGCCACAgcctttttttttaaagtactgATGTGATTAGGTATTTGTGGAGAAATGAAATGGTAAATTGATAAAAATAGGGAGGGGGAAAGGGGATGTATGGGGTCACTCACTGTGTGGAGTTGAGGAGCATTTgatcaaatgtttttatttttttgaaaatctgcttcaacacatgaaaaaatactatagtatactattgtcacgttctgaccttagtttctttgttttgtctttgttttagtatggtcagggcgtgagttggggtgggcagtctatgttcctttttctataatttgggatttctgtgtttggcctggtatggttctcaatcagaggcagctgtttatcgttgtccctgattgagaaccatatttaggtagcctggtttcacttttgagttgtgggtgattgtttcctgttgtaatgtttgtttcacatttcaggactgtttcggttttcgtttgtatcattcactttgttattttgtgttctttagtgttcagtttaataaactaaaatggacacttaccacgctgcacattggtctgatctctcctactccttctcagaggaggaagaagaagaccgTTACAACTAtgatataaatactatagtattcccTGTAGTGtctggttttgctttgtcattatggggtattgtgtgtagattgatgagaaaaaaaacatgtactacattttagaataaggctgtaacgtaacaaaatgtggaaaaagggaagggacctgaatagtttccgaatgcactgtactatAGTAATTCATGTAGTGTTTTTTGCTGATTGTAGTATATACTGTCGTGTTTTAGTTTTATTAactttgacatagaagtggagactttctccttgaggaaacctAGTGGAGAAATAGCACTTTTTCCATAACCTAAAAGAGCAAATTTTCCATAATCTGAACAGATAGTTCAGCGCTTCTGctattttctataacctgtacGGAACACAATATATTGTCTATACTTGGCATTTGGTTTCTCACTTATGGTtggcacaaattgggatatggTGGAGGGGAATAGGCAGGGTATATGCTAATTAACTATGGTAATATTTACTATAGTTAGAAAAGTGTAGTGTTTTTACAGACTGTAGGgattttgcagacattactgttgTAAATATGCTACAGTgtactacacatgatcgagggTTACTAccgtgtgtagtatagtatactaCATCATTCTATAGTTAGTATTCTATAGTATTTTCTCATGTGGGTAGTCATTTCAGTTCTATGTGACTTACTCTCGCCTCTCCCTTCAGATGTCAAGGCTTCTATGGGACATCCTGGGAGATGTGTGTGAGCCCTTCTACTACAGCCCTCTGAAGTTGGACCAGAGCACCAGCACCAGGAGAGCACTGAAGGTAGTGgttgcattccaaatgacacTTTCTCCCCTAtatataagtagtgcactacttttgaccagggccctggtcagaagaagggaaaggggatacctagtcagttgcacaactgaatgcattcaactaaaATGTGTCTtgcgcatttaacccaacccttctAAATCAGAGAGCTGTGTGGGgctgcagttgttgttgggggttaactgccttgctcatcAGCAGATTTTTCCACTTTgctggctcagggattcgaaccagcaacctttcggttattggcccaacgctcttaactacTAGGGTACCTgcccagtagtgcactatataggggataggtgtcaTTTAGGAGGCAGCTAGTGTTTGTAGTAGTGTCCCCTCACACCACTGTTCTACATAGACATGAATTACAAATGCCTTTGTTCTCAATGATACGGTACAGTGATGCAGTGATAGTGTAGACTCCACCAATATAGTTAAAATAATCAATGCTACTATGGTGATACATTCTATGGCCAGTAATGGAGTGGTAACTGACgacttcactctctccctctccttcaccccgTCCTCCTCTTTATATCCCTATTCCCCCTCTTATCCTCCCTCTCAGCACATGAAAAAGTTGTTGCTGGAGGAGTGTCCATACAAGGAGCagcgctgtctctctccctgggcCTCTCTGTTCATCTGGGCCGTGCTACAGAACCGCGGCGAGATGGCCGTCTACTTCTGGGAGATGGTAATTTATGAAATAACTATTTAGTTTAacctcagttaagaacaaattcttatttacaatgacggcctactctggccaaacccagacgacgctgggccaattgtgcaccgccctatgggactcccaatcacggccggttgtgatacagcctggaatcgaaccagggtctgtggtgacgcctctagcactgagatgcagtgccttaggccaCTCTGGAGTGGTCTGACCAGGTGAGTCAGTTAAGAATATATGGGACCAGGCAGCTGTAATGACAGTGTTAAACAATGTGCGCACTCAACAATCTCATCTGTAGAAAATGACATGGACTCCAAAGGCCATTCATTAAAGGTAGACTCCGTGAAATGACGTTGCCATGAGCAGCACCGCAGATATTTTGATGAGCATAATGCAAAACtcctcacacagtcacacagagtaTCTGTGCATGTGCAGGGGTTCGCTTCAAGTTGCTACAACGTGGTAGCTACCAGACCCAAACAGTGGAGTGGTTTAGCCTCGTGCTTCTTAGTTGTtgtggaaattgacccactacTGCTATTTACTTTGTGCATCTGCATCATCTTGCTGAGTCTATCTTTAATTTACCAATGTACAatgcttctctttctctctctctctcttccccactcccCTCCAGGCAGGGGAGTCTGTCCTCAGTGCTCTGGCAGGCTGTAAGATTCTGAGGGAGCTGTCTAAGCTGGAGAGTGAGACGGAGACCAAGCTCTCTATGAAGGAGCTGGCCCAGAAGTTTGAGAACTTGGCCCTTGGTGGGTTAGCGTTatcctggctgtgtgtttgtacTGTGAGGATGTCAATGTAGTGGTTATCAACTCTGTTATGCATACATGTGAGCAGCTTGTATTTTCTGAGTGAAGGTTACCCCATAATGCTTTGTAGCAGTTCCGCATCGGACCGCAAGGGACCACCTGTTCTGAAAGTCTGCTGCATCCCAGTCTGAGACCATTTGCAATACTTTCACACCTTTAAGATGAGGACTGAAGCAAACATATCCAGACTTCTAATGGGAAACTTAATTTTTAAAACCTGTGacccatttcctctctctctagaaGTCTTCAGTGAGTGAGTGTTAACCATTTAATCATCTCTCTAGATGTGTTCAGTGAGTGCTACCAGAGCAGTGAAAGACGCTCCTTCACCCTCCTTATAAGGAAGTCTCCTGTGTGGGGCGGAGCTACCTGTCTGCAGATGGCCACTGCAGCTGACGCCCGCCTCTTCTTCAGCCATGACGGCGTGCAGGTCCGTACTAAacccaggggtcaggggtcaaggtgtgtgtgtgtgtagctgaatCCCCTTCCCTTCGCCCCTCCGTCTTCCATTTGCGCATTCACACACGTCTCCTCCGTATGCATACAGCAAATTCTCCAGGAAAAAAGGCTTGGTTGTTGCATTCATTCATTTTCAGTTCTATGGACTTCACCAAGTGAAATCCTACTCGAATATGTTATCATAAAGTAGGCCTTATTTTGAGGGCCTAGTTTTACACTAATATAGGGGCCTGAAACTCATACACATCGCTTTGAACCAAAACCACACCTATCATTATCACATTTCCCAGCATCCTCTGTGCAGGTTGATTTTTAGAATAGTTTGTTTCAATATGTtaaactaccgttcaaaagtttggggtcacttagacatttcctatttttttgaaagaaaatacaattttgggtccattaaaataacatcaaattgatcagaaatacagtgtcgtcattgttcatgttgtaaatgactattgtagctggaaacggctgatttaaaaaaaaaaagaaatatctacataggtgtaccgaggcccattatcagcaatcatcactcctatgttccaatggcatgatgtgttagctaatccaagtttatcattttaaaaggctaattgatcattagaaaacccttttgcaattatgttagcacagctgaaaactgttgtcctgattaaagacgcaataaaactggccttctttagacgagttgagtatctggagcatcatcatttgtgggtttgattacaggctcataaTGGCTCGAAACAAAgaacttctgaaactcgtcagtctattcttgttctgagaaatgaaggctattccatgcgagacattgccaagaaactgaatataTGGTACaaggctgtgtactactcccttcacagaacagcgcaaacaggCTCTAACCAGATTAGAAAGAGGTGTggaaggccccggtgcacaactcagcaagaggacaagtacattagagtgtctagtttgagaaataaacgcttcacaagtcctcagcttcattaaatagtacccgcaaatcaccagtctcaacgtcaacagtgaagagatgaCTCCAGgatgttgcaaagaaaaagccatatctcagactggccaataaaaagaaaagattaagatgggcaaaagaaccctagacactggacagaggaactctgcctagaaggccagcatcctggagtcgcctcttcaaggaaatttctaagtgaccccaaacttttgaacggtagtgtatgtttgTGCTTGTACAGTGATTTAATGAGTAATTAATTAATCTTATGCTACTGAAATATAAATTACAACATTTTCTAAATTAATCCCATGTCTTACTTGGATTTATTGCAcccattactgaaatggttgttccaatATAGATGTTTTAGGCTGTCTCATAGGTTAGTCTTCCTTACCTTTGCGGTCATTCTGAATACAGGTTGCGGGGGATTAAAAATGCCAGATATTGGCTATCCCCACattggctggattccaatagaaaTGTTACATCACCTtgcaagagaatcttgtttctcatggtctgagagtcctttgggtgccttttggcaaactccaagtgggctgtcatgtgccttttactgaggagtggtttccgtctggccactctaccatagaggcctaattggtggagtgctgcagagatggttgcccttcttgacggttctcccatctccacagaggaactcagaGTAACTATCGGGTtcttaatgacagatttcttgatttaTCTGAGAGGAAGTGTATTTTAGGAAGTGGCAATGCTGTTGCTATGGCGTCTCAAGAGGGACAAACAGTAATATTGcctatttttttctcatttttcaagCGAATGTCTTTTATTAAGGGAGTATGTGAAGCACAGACGTTCACTTCGCCTAGCCAAGTTCTGCTAAGAGGAAACTGAACCTAGTGTGCAGAGCCTTACCTTTGCTTCTACCTCTTCCTCTGACAGTCTCTGCTGTCTCAGATCTggtggggagacatggagaggagcACGAAAGTCTGGAAACTGGTCCTCACTTTCTTCTTACCCCCCCTCATCTACACCAACCTCATCACTTTCAGGTTAGtggctacctgtctgtctgtctgacaattTTCAATCCATTAAGCTTTCCTTATGTTCCCCATGCAGTGCGCACATAGAAATTGGAATAATACGGAAAAGATTGACCGGCGCTGAAGAGAAAAAAGTTGATTCAGGAAAATGTCCAATACGTGATACGCCACTTTTCTTCTTCTCTCGGTACGAGAGTATCATTCCAAATTTCTCCTTTTTCACTATCAGCCAATCTTCTCTTGTATCAATCCAATTTTCAATATGTGGAATGTTAGAGAAATTGGAAGGATACAGAGAAGATGGTGATGAAGGAAAGTTTCCTCACTCTgcgcctctgtctgtctatcagtcagtcaggtctctctcgctctctttcagagaacaggaggaggaggggaagtcGGAGGAGGTGACTCATGGTCGGGACACAGACAGTCTGGATGGAGGAGATGCCACCGTGTTTTCCCTCGCCGACATCATGCAAacgtaagcacacacacagacagacagacagacagacacacacacacaataattatTCTCATTATTTTCCTCACAGGGAAGAGGATGCTGAGGAATATGCTGCTTTAAGGGCCAAACTGAAAGGTGCCTCCAATCCCAAGAGGCCCTTCATATTGCAGCGCTGGAGGGAGTTCTGGTTTGCGCCCGTCACCTCGTTCCTGGGCAACGTGCTGATGTacttcctgttcctctccctgtttGCTTACATCCTATTGGTGGACTTCAAGCCCCCGCCGCCTCACGGCCCGTCCACCTTAGAGTTTGTTCTCTACTTCTGGGTCTTCACCATGGTCTGTGAGGAGATTCGACAGGTAGGACGCatcacacgaacacacacacacatttgacagGTAAGAACATATAAATTCATATTAATGACCATCCTCTCTCGCAGACGTTCTTCGTGGGCAGCAACACTATATATCAGAGGATGAGTCTCTACATCCAGGACATGTGGAATAAGTGTGACATCTTGGCCATCTCACTCTTTGCCCTGGGCATGTGCTGCAGGTGTGTATATTTCATATTTAGATGTGTAtatgtggccagtttattaggttacACCCATCTAGCATCGGGTCGCACCCCTTTTTGCCTCAGACAGCCTGAATTATTCGGGGCATGTCGTTCAATCATTGCTCAGTTTGTATCAAGGGATGTAACGTGTGCCAGAAAAACAATCGCCACACCAGTACACcgccgccaccagcctgtaccgttgacaccaggcaagATGGGGCCATGAACTAATGCTACTTACTCCAAATCCTCTAAATCCTGGCTCTGCCATCAGCAACAGGAAACAGGATTTGTCAgatcaggcaatgtttttccaatcctcaattgtccagtgttggtgattgtGTGCCCACTAGAGCcgtttcttcttgtttttagctgataggaccgaaacccggtgtggtcgtctgcttcAATAGTCCCTCTGTGACAAGTATTGACGAGTTGTGCATTCCGAGATGCCATTCTGCACAACACTGTTGTTCTGAcccgttatttgtctgtttgtggcctacctgttagcttgcacgattctccTTCGATTTCTCTCATAAATGAGCTGTTGTCACCCACAgaactgccgctgactggatttTTTTTGGTTTGTCTCAACATTCTCAGTAAAcagtgaaaagcccaggaggccggccgtttctgagatactggatgaTGCGCGCCTGGTACCGGCAATCATGCCCAGCTCatagtcgcttaggtcactcgttttccccattctaatgttcaatcgaacagtaactgaatgccttaatgtctgcctgctttatatagtaaGCCACGGCTACGTGACTTGCTGTCTGTAGGAGTGATCCATTTTTGTGTACCTAATAAACGTGCCACTGACTGTATATGAGTGTGTCTATCTTCGTGAGTGTGTGTGACCCTATGACTATAACCAGGTGTTTGTTGTGTGTTCTAGAATGTTCCCGTGGTCCTATGAGTTTGGCCGTGCTGTGTTTGCTGTGGACTACATGGTGTTTACCCTTCGTCTCATCCACATCTTCGCCATCCACAAACAACTGGGACCCAAGATCATCATCGTCGGCAACATGGTAAGTGATTCTTTTAAGTATTTGTGATGATGATGGTCTTTGTCGACTGAAACATGATCTTGTGATGAAGACTGTGTAAACATTTCAAATGCTGGCCataatgagtgtacaaaacattaagaatacctgCCTAATATCGAGTTGCACCCTCAAGGctcaaaaatccttctttaacctgcctcctccccttcatctacactgattgaagtggatttaacaggtgacatcaatgagggatcatagctttcacctggtcagtgtatgtcatggaaagagcaggtgttcataatgttttgtacactgtgtataaaCACACTCATGTGGTGTGGTAAGGTAAGCTAACCACTGACGATATCTACTCCTGTTGAAGTATTTTAAAAGGAGAGTCTGTATTAAAGTCTGAGTCGACATCATTTAGGTCTGTGCAAACGTCCTTTAGTGTTATGTCAATGTTACCAATACTTTTTCTAATCCTCTGTTCCTGATTGGTAGATGAAGGacatcttcttcttcctcttcttcctggcGGTGTGGCTCCTGGCCTACGGCGTAGCCAATCAGGCGCTGCTCTACTCCTATGACCCCCGTCCCAATTGGATCTTTCGCAGAGTGTTCTACAGGCCATACCTACACATATTTGGACAGATCCCCATACACGAAATGGATGGTGCGTCAATGTTTGTGTACGAATGTGTTTTTTCATGTGAAGGTGTCTGTGTTGACTTTTCTCTTCACATCCCTCCCTCTGGTTTATCCCATCTgtactgaacaaaactataaacacaacatgtaaaataTTAGTCCTGAGCTGAATTAGAAGATCCCCAAAATGTTTACgtgcctgttagtgagcatttctcctttgccaagataatccatccacctaacaggtgtggcatatcaagaagctgattaatcagcatgatcattacacaggtgcaccttgtgatggggacaataaaaggccactctaaaatgtgcagttttgtcacacaacacaatgccaccgatgtctcaagttttgagggagtgtccaattggcattctgactgcagaaatgtctaccagagctgccagagaatgtaatgttaatttgtctaccataagccgcctccaacgtctttttagagaatttggcattacatccaaccggcctcacaaccgtagaccacatgtaaccacaccaccccaggacctccacatctggcttcttcacctgcagaattgtctgagaccagccacccagacagctggtGAAACCAAggggtatttctgtctgtaataaagccattttgtggatcattctgattggctgggccttgctCCCTAGTGGATGGGCCAGTCTCCAAAATTGGTGGGCCTATGCTGCCCGAGGcccactcatggctgcgccctgcccagtcatctgaaatccatagattagtgcctaatgaattcatttcaattgactgatttccttatatgaactgtaactcagtaaaatcattgaaattgttgcatgttacctttatatttttgttcagtatatttcaaacactcactctctctccctccatccccccttttctcactgtctctctgtccttagcTGATAAACTAGAGGAGGGGATACAGTGCACCAATAACGCAACCCTGATCGAGGCGGGGGCAGAGCCCTGCATGAGTACCTACGCCAACTGGCTGGTGGTCATCCTACTGGTCATCTACCTGTTGGTCACCAACA
Encoded here:
- the trpm4a gene encoding transient receptor potential cation channel subfamily M member 4a isoform X2 — protein: MDFSNYTTFFLWDPQIRARSLNSWISKIIKKRVCTTFIEDCLSNGVLCQCGGERETHGSIATRDYFGAAIVSQWDSSQHSSEYPTDAFGELEFAEAGRRHSHFLRLSCDTTPQMVYTLMTAHWGVPSPNLVVSVVGGEGCEKVKTWVREVLRQGLVRAAQSTGAWIVTGGLREGVSHCVGEAVRDHAAAASSLSQKKVIAVGVAPWGLVHNRQQLINTQGSFPARYYVQNTSRDSCCLDNNYQAFLLVDDGSVGRRGGEMVFRAKMEDYISHQRTGIWGSGSIDVPVLCMLISGDAAMLERVDLSLKKATPWLVLNGSGPAADLICELLDALSAGPMSPPSPQPEAEGSKSPSAELRDRARERVRRHFTAEADLEKLVDRALSIYQNRDLITVFHGEQESSDDFDTVLLKALVRASKRVSSDASEYTEELKLAVAWNRVDIAKSELFNGGIQWQYEDLEDSMTDALINDKPQFVRLFTENGLNILDYLTYRRLEGLYRSLSDSSLAYTLLQRRLTERQGLAGSLPTVPCSLDSASLLKSPISEPSPAKELSLYEMSRLLWDILGDVCEPFYYSPLKLDQSTSTRRALKHMKKLLLEECPYKEQRCLSPWASLFIWAVLQNRGEMAVYFWEMAGESVLSALAGCKILRELSKLESETETKLSMKELAQKFENLALDVFSECYQSSERRSFTLLIRKSPVWGGATCLQMATAADARLFFSHDGVQSLLSQIWWGDMERSTKVWKLVLTFFLPPLIYTNLITFREQEEEGKSEEVTHGRDTDSLDGGDATVFSLADIMQTEEDAEEYAALRAKLKGASNPKRPFILQRWREFWFAPVTSFLGNVLMYFLFLSLFAYILLVDFKPPPPHGPSTLEFVLYFWVFTMVCEEIRQTFFVGSNTIYQRMSLYIQDMWNKCDILAISLFALGMCCRMFPWSYEFGRAVFAVDYMVFTLRLIHIFAIHKQLGPKIIIVGNMMKDIFFFLFFLAVWLLAYGVANQALLYSYDPRPNWIFRRVFYRPYLHIFGQIPIHEMDADKLEEGIQCTNNATLIEAGAEPCMSTYANWLVVILLVIYLLVTNILLVNLLIAMFSHTFSKVQENSDIYWKFQRYKLILEYHSRPCLAPPFIIISHLHLFIKRRIRRIPSVKIKHFVLEIHGRQASKLNMWEAIQKENILSAQNKRGRESDSERLKRTSVKVDSVLKQMVKIQDHNRRLRMLETELEYCSSALSWMVDALSQSNLIKPTRPPPALRDLTPLSPTNCPMSDGE